The genomic segment TACAAAGGGGTCATTGCCCGGTAAGCCCGGAATAGTATTTCCATAAATATCCGCTCCGCTTGTTCCGAGTTCCGATTTTGAAAATTCGTACAGCAGATCGTGTTTTGCGACGATGGAAAGAGCTTGCGCTTCGGATAGCGGAAAGTCTTTGTCGTATATCATCTGCGGTTGCTCACGGGCTGTTCCTACCGCATGGAGCAGTTTTTTACGGAACAGGAGATCTTCTGCCTCGTCCAACTTTGTAATATGCGAAATAAGAGATCGATCTTTTCCTCGTCCGGGGAGTGTGCCTTCTGCGATGACAAGTTCAATTTCACGGTCGGATGCTTCGACAAAAGCATTTATTTTTTCGTCTAGCGTTTTAAAATCGATGTTTGCAATTTGGCTGTTATTCAGCATTGTCGTAATCAGTTTTTTATCGATACTGTGCGGTTCGTTTTTTGCTTTCCGTATATAGAGTGTCGCCTTGGTTTTATTCGGATCGATAATAAGCCGTGTATCAAAGGATGAATCAAGTTCGATTTCGAGAGGAAGCGGTAATGTCGTTCCATACAATATTTTATCGAAGTAACGTTCAAACTGTTGCGCGTTGATGAGGTTTTCGGTAGATACCCCTACTTTTTTAGCCTGTTCTACTATTTCTTCATAGCTAGGGAACACGCAATCCTCTTTATTGTCTACGTCGCTGACGGAAAAATACCACTTTTTATTTCTTTCGTTTTGTTTTATCGTCCACTTCATATCATACCGCTTATATACGATACCCTTGTTCAAGGGCTGTTTTTATTTTCCGCTTTAACAAAGCATTTTCTTTCTTTAAAACGGAAATCTCATATTGCTGACTCTTGAGCATTTCGGCAATATCACTCATTGATAATGCATCACTGCCGATAAGATCTTCGATATAACCCATTTTTGAGCGGAAGTCGGTTTCAGCCTCTAATTCGGCAGACTGAAACGTTTCATCGGTATATTCGGCGTAATCTGCCGCATTTTGAAAGGTTTCGGTTTCGGACTGTAGAATTTTGTCGGCAATGCGGTAGATTGCCTGAGAAATCATCGCATGTGGTTTGTATAGGATGACGGGTAAACGCGATGCAAGCGCCGTATCCTGTATTGTATCTCGGTAAATAACGCCGAGGTGTTCAAGATTGATATTGAGGTATTCCTGACATGAACGGCGGATCTTTAAGGCTTTGTCGGCATCTTTCGGGTCATCGAGCATATTCATAATAAGCCGGGGCTTAAATTTCCGCAGATTGGATAAAAAAAGTTCGGTGTTTTTAGGATCGACTTTTTCCAGCTCGGTGATGATGCGGGGAATATACATTCGCTGCATAGATGCGGAATCCGACTTGAGCTTCTCAAGGTATTTAAAACCGGGGCTGTTTCGCTTAAAGGCTCCGTAGAGCATACGGAATACGACATTTTTTAGGAAAAGATATGCGTTCAGTATTGCGGTAACCGACGGCGCAGTAACGACAATGCCCTGAGGGGAAAGTAAAAAGAAATCCAGAATACCGAGGTGCGTTCCTGCACCGAGATCAAGAATCAGGTAGTCTGCATCCATTTTAAGCATATTTTTGATTAGGCTGTTTTTATCGGAGGCTTTTAAGGCTGCGAAGCCGGGAATTTCGGAGTCGCCCGGAACAAAACGAACATTCGGATACCCCGTATTTACAATAATATTTTCAAATGACGAATTTCCCGACAGAAAAGTACCGATTCCGTGCGCATTCGATTGCTGTCCAAGGACTAAGTGAAGATTTGATGCGCCTAAATCCAGATCGGCAACCAGAACGTTTTTTCCTGCTTGTCCGAGTGCAATTGCAAGATTCGCGGAAAGAAGACTTTTTCCGACCCCTCCCTTTCCGCTAGCAATCGGTATTATTTGCATAATACACACTCCCTTTTATAAATGAATAAAACAACAGCACCGTATCAGCTGGGAAGAAAAAAAGTACTTCCTTTGAAAAATTGAGACTGCCGCTGCTCTGTGCCGAGTTAAAGACAATCCCTATTATAGCAAATCCCTGTTGAAAAATATAGAGGAATTCCGCGCAAACAGCGGTTAATTTGAACAATGCAGCCGCATAAAGCGCCCAGTGAAAGTCTTTTTCATTTAACGCGAGCATCAGCCACAAAAGTACCGGCATACAGAGCGCCGCAAGTGCGCTATACTTAAAGAAAGTCATCCCTTGGGGATAGCCGACAGAAAAGACAGCGATATAAAAAACTTTTATTATTTCGTACACAAAAGCGGCACAATAGGCAGCAACCGTTTTCTTGTTCATCTAATAGAGTGTATGCGCTAGATTACGTTAGGTCAAGGGCTTGCTATCAGTCAGACAGGGTATCAAAGTCCTTTTGAAAATAGCGCCTTGTATCCAGTAACATTATTTTCAAAAAGCTTACGGAAAGTCTATTCTAAAACTCATAGTCTCTTTGTTTACTGCATGGAACCGCTATCGTCTGTGGCTGTTCTGATGTGTCTGCCCTTCTGTTGGGAAAAATTCCAGAAAAAATTATTGACACTATGAATGTTTTTCAGTAGTATTGCGTCCGTTAAATAAGTAATCCCTAGGTTACATTCGGGATGGGGCAATTATGGACGGACTATACTATTTTATCGATTTAATGCAGAAGGGCAAAGCCGTAAATTATGTGATTTTGCTGTTATATCTTGTTGTACTCGCAACAGCAGCTGAGCGGCTGGTCTATTATATAAGCACACAATATAAGCGTAAACTTTTTTATAGCATATTAAAAGAATGCGAAGCGGCTTTTTTGCATAAGCAGGTAATTACTCAAGCTGCATTTCAAAAGAAAGGATTGCATAACTCATGTATTGAAAGTGTGGGGCAGGTCTTTTTTGAATATCGTTCCACCCAATCCGGAGCGCTTGCAGAAGCTTTTGAACGAACCGTACAGGGCATTATAGCTGTACAAGAGCGCGGGTTTATTTTGCTTTCCCGTATCGCTGCCGTTGCGCCGCTGCTCGGATTGTTGGGAACCGTTACCGGTTTGATGGCAGCGTTTCAGAAGATTGCCGCTTTAGGAGGCAGCGTAGATATTACGGTTTTATCAGGCGGTATTTGGGAAGCGATGATTACGACTGCAACCGGACTGGTAACTGCAATCTTTTCATTTGCTGTGTATGAATTATTTGATTGGGTAAGTATGCGGAGAGTCCGCGATATGGAACAACTGATCTCCGTATTGAACGGACTTCATACGGCGCAGCAATCTTCCGATGTGCCGGCCGGAGATACGGAGCACTGCAATGAAACGGTTTAAACCGGAGCGGCGAAAGGCTGAAATTAATATTACATCATTAATAGATGTCGTCTTTATTCTGCTTATCTTTTTTATGATCGGTTCTACTTTTGAAAAACCGGTAATGAAAGTTGCACTGCCGGAAGCTGAATCGGGTGCGCCGGTACGCGAAAAAAATATTGAAATTATTGTGAATAAAGACGGCGATGTGTATATCGGGATGCAGCGTTATGATCTGGCTGAATTGGAAGTGTTTTTAAAAAGGCGGACGGCTGAAAATCCTAATGCCGCAGCGTTTTTATCTTGCGATAAAGACTTAACTTTTAAACAATTTGTTGCGGTAATGGATGTGCTGAATAAGAGCGGCATACGGAATGCGGCGGTAAAACATGATTATCCGCAAAACTAACGGTATCGTCTCCGTTGCGGTTTTTATGGCAGCCGCTGTCTTGCATTTTGTTATCATAGCCGCAGTATTTTTGCATATTTCGTTTGACGTACCGGCACCGGGACAAACCCAATTTGTGATGCAAAGTCCTCCGCTGCCTGCTCCCGCAGCACCCGTATCTCAAAAACAGCGTGTGCAAAAGACGGTGAAACGGAAAGAAACTCCGGTATCCGAAACAATACCGGAGCCGCAAAATATCCAAGCTGACCAGTCTGAACAGGTTGTGACGCCCGACTCGGCTGTTGTCGATTCGGGTGCGGAAATACAGGGGGCACAAGAGGACGAAACTTCTGCCGGTATAGCCGGTGGGAATGGTAGTTCTGTCACGGATGCCAAGACTATTATCTTGCAGCGGATAGCGGCAAAAAAGATATACCCTAAAGCTGCCCGGAAACATAATCAGGAAGGGAGCGTTACATTGAGCGTTCTCGTGTTAGGGTCGGGGCAGCTTGTTAAGGCGGATATTATCAGCCCGTGCCCGTATAAATTTTTAAATGAGGCCGCGTTGGCAAGTGTCCGTGCTGCGGCTCCCTTTCCTTTGGGAGATTCCGCGCCGGAACAAATTGAGCTGACGGTTACGTTAGAGTACCGGCTGGAAGGATAGGGGAGTGGACTTTTAAGTATTATGGAATACACTTGCATAAAAAGTTACCTAATACTTACTTGTAAGCCGCGTAAAATGTTACGCCGCTTATATTTAACGAAATTATCAAGCGTAACGCTTGTCTTTTAAAAATGAAGGAGTGGAATTATGAAACAAAAATTCCGGTTTTTTGGGCGCTTTCAAAGTAAGGCAGGTACAGGAGCAGTTCTTGCTTTGGCCGGTCTTTTGGCGCTTGTGGTGTGCCTTTCGGCATGTGGAACGGGAAACAATCCGAATGGAACCAATCTGAATGGTGCTGATCTGTTTGTACCCGATGAAGGAAAGCTGCCGCCTGCAGCGGAACGGGAGCTTATTTCAGAAGCTGATGTTCTTGGTAACTACCAAGGTTCTACTTTGGTAACAATGGACGGAAAACAATACGGACCGTATCTCGAAAATATTACAATTAATAAAAAAGTTTCGGGCAATTTGTTCTTTAGATCTCCCAAGATGGTATACGAAGGTATGCCGGTGGATATCGGTTACAAATTTGAAAAAGATAAGAACTTGCCCGATACGGGGCTTATTCTTACGCCTGCGGCTGACGGAAAGTCGTTTTCGTTTACGGGTAAAAAAGGAATAATGATGTTTTATGCTAAAAATGATACTGAGGAATGGGAAGTTCGTTCAAACACTTCTATTAATGGCTTTATCTATAAAAAAGGCGGTACGGTGTATATCAGTTTCAGTGTCGTGTATGATACAGCGGCAATGCATGAACGCTTTCCAACTATGCCGGCCGATCAACATAAGACAATGTCTTCTTCGATGAAAAACGGGCTAAAGCAATAACCGACTTTTGACGGTTTTTGACGATAGTTTCGCCGTACGGCGGAATCAAACTTTTATATTGTTTTGTTCCGGATAACGGGACGGAGCAAGGAGTGTATATGAAACATTTACAAAAATATTTTTGTACAATTTTTCTTTTTCTCAGTATTATTATAGCCGGTTGTAAGACAAATGTCGGAACTTCCGGCAACGATACGGAAACCATCATAACTGCACGGTTTACCGTAACGGATGGTGACGGTAATCCATGTGAGCTTATCCAAAATGATACTGTGCATAGCACAACGGTAAAGACCGATAAGGCCAGATTGACGGTAAACGCTCAACCTTTTGGTGCGGAAGTCTCGATAGACGGTGCCAAAACAAGAACAAAAGATTTCACATTCGCCGCCAATGAGGATAGCAAAACGAGCACGATCGTTATTGCCTATAACGGTAAGACTCGAACCCATACGGTAAAGATTCGGTATAATGCGGGTGCAATAAAAAAGGTTATCGTTACCGATGATGCCAATAAATCCGTACCGGTAACTTTTTCGGCTACTTCCGGTTATCTTGCCAACGTTGGAACAACCAAAGCTAAAGTCGAGGTTGAAACATCCGAATCCGCCGGTCCCGTAACTATTGATGGTGTTAAAACAAATAAGAAGGAAGTGAATTTCGGATCGGGTGAAAAAGTAAAAAAGCTGACGGTGGCGGTTATTCATAACGGTGTAGAAGAAAAGACGACGGTAACTATTACTTATAGCGATCCTTCCCTTACACCACAAGTTCCCGTACTGAAAGGGCTTACCGTAACAAACGCAGACGATGAAAGTCAAAGTTTTGCACTTTCCCCTCTCTTTCAGGCATATAATTCCGCATATACGATTGGGGTTCCGGCAAGCGTCAGCAAAATAAAGGTTGTACCTACAGTAGATACCGGTATTACCGCAACGGTTGATGGCGGAGAAGTACAGGCGTTGCAGGAAGGCAGTAATATAATAAAGATAAAAACAAAGCAAACGGAGAGCCCTACCAATGCTTATGAATATACTATAACTGTAAAAAAAGCCGGTACAGGCGCTTCTTCAAATGCTGCGCTTAAAACATTGGTACTGGAAAGCGGATTGTCCGGAATTAGTAAACCTTGGATAGAAGCTCCCGCAACCTTTGCTAAAGCAACATATACCTATACGTGTAAAATGAATGCGAGCTGCGACCAGTTTTATATTCAGGCAACACCCGATGATGCAAACGCTGTTATGACGGTTACTGCAAACGACAGTGCTCCTCTTATCCTAAAGTCCGGCGAAAACACGAAATTTACGCCGCTCAAGGGTGGGGAGAACCTCTTTGTTATTACCGTTACCGCTGCGGATGCGGTGAGCACGAAGCAATATACCATCAAAGCAATCCGGCCTGAAGGCAGTTTTGTACTGAAAACATTTACGGGCACCGGCTTAAGTGACTTTTATACGGCTCCGTTTAACGAGTATAAAAAATCCGGAGTGTTTGGAACCAAAAACCTTGATGCAACGGTGTCAAAAAATCTTGCCAGTACAACGATAACTGCAGTACCGGAATTCCCTCTGACAACCAAGATGAAAATTAAAATTAACAAAGATACCGAAAAGGTATTTAATGGTTCGGCAACGGTCGATTTAACAAAGGAGATGCCGACGTCACCGGGGTATGTCCGCGTGCAGATAATCCTTCTGTCAGATGTATTGGTAGTTGACGAATACTCTCCGAATGTCTATACGTTGTGGATAAAAAAAGTAGATACGAACGCCGAAGCGAAAAATTCGCTTACCGATCTTAAAGTTCAGTATTACGGAAACGGTTATAAATTTTATGCAATTCCGTTAAACGAAGCATTTTCACCTGCGAAGACGGATTATACGCTCACTTTGTCGCACGGTATTACAGAAATCAGAGTAACGGCGACACCGGAAAGTAAAAAAGCCTCTATCGACGGTTGGCAGGGAGAATATACGAACGCTTTTTATCCGCCGTTCGATAAAGTAACAATCCCGGTTGTGGCACAAAACGGCGATAGAAAAGAGTATACCATTACAATTAAAACGACCCCTGTCACAACGATAACAATTGACAACATTGTAAAGGATCAAATAATCGATTTGAGTGCTTTGCCCTCGGAAGGTTTAACCGTAACCGGTTCATTTACTAATCCTTCAGATGTCGTTTCTGAAATATGGGTAGGTTCTTCCGGATTGCCTATTCAACAAGAGAAAGGCGGTAAGTGGGTAAAGGCCGTGATAACCGGCTCTACTACGTTTAAAGCCGTCTTACCTAAAGCTGCATTGAGTGATCTTCCTAACGGTCTTCGTGATATAAAGGCAGGTGCTTTTACTATTCAAGGTACTGCTGCTGCTCTGACGCGTGTACCGGTTACTATAACCGGAAATTCAACCC from the Treponema medium genome contains:
- a CDS encoding P-loop NTPase, coding for MQIIPIASGKGGVGKSLLSANLAIALGQAGKNVLVADLDLGASNLHLVLGQQSNAHGIGTFLSGNSSFENIIVNTGYPNVRFVPGDSEIPGFAALKASDKNSLIKNMLKMDADYLILDLGAGTHLGILDFFLLSPQGIVVTAPSVTAILNAYLFLKNVVFRMLYGAFKRNSPGFKYLEKLKSDSASMQRMYIPRIITELEKVDPKNTELFLSNLRKFKPRLIMNMLDDPKDADKALKIRRSCQEYLNINLEHLGVIYRDTIQDTALASRLPVILYKPHAMISQAIYRIADKILQSETETFQNAADYAEYTDETFQSAELEAETDFRSKMGYIEDLIGSDALSMSDIAEMLKSQQYEISVLKKENALLKRKIKTALEQGYRI
- a CDS encoding MotA/TolQ/ExbB proton channel family protein codes for the protein MDGLYYFIDLMQKGKAVNYVILLLYLVVLATAAERLVYYISTQYKRKLFYSILKECEAAFLHKQVITQAAFQKKGLHNSCIESVGQVFFEYRSTQSGALAEAFERTVQGIIAVQERGFILLSRIAAVAPLLGLLGTVTGLMAAFQKIAALGGSVDITVLSGGIWEAMITTATGLVTAIFSFAVYELFDWVSMRRVRDMEQLISVLNGLHTAQQSSDVPAGDTEHCNETV
- a CDS encoding ExbD/TolR family protein, with translation MKRFKPERRKAEINITSLIDVVFILLIFFMIGSTFEKPVMKVALPEAESGAPVREKNIEIIVNKDGDVYIGMQRYDLAELEVFLKRRTAENPNAAAFLSCDKDLTFKQFVAVMDVLNKSGIRNAAVKHDYPQN
- a CDS encoding TonB family protein, coding for MIIRKTNGIVSVAVFMAAAVLHFVIIAAVFLHISFDVPAPGQTQFVMQSPPLPAPAAPVSQKQRVQKTVKRKETPVSETIPEPQNIQADQSEQVVTPDSAVVDSGAEIQGAQEDETSAGIAGGNGSSVTDAKTIILQRIAAKKIYPKAARKHNQEGSVTLSVLVLGSGQLVKADIISPCPYKFLNEAALASVRAAAPFPLGDSAPEQIELTVTLEYRLEG
- a CDS encoding cadherin-like beta sandwich domain-containing protein; the protein is MKHLQKYFCTIFLFLSIIIAGCKTNVGTSGNDTETIITARFTVTDGDGNPCELIQNDTVHSTTVKTDKARLTVNAQPFGAEVSIDGAKTRTKDFTFAANEDSKTSTIVIAYNGKTRTHTVKIRYNAGAIKKVIVTDDANKSVPVTFSATSGYLANVGTTKAKVEVETSESAGPVTIDGVKTNKKEVNFGSGEKVKKLTVAVIHNGVEEKTTVTITYSDPSLTPQVPVLKGLTVTNADDESQSFALSPLFQAYNSAYTIGVPASVSKIKVVPTVDTGITATVDGGEVQALQEGSNIIKIKTKQTESPTNAYEYTITVKKAGTGASSNAALKTLVLESGLSGISKPWIEAPATFAKATYTYTCKMNASCDQFYIQATPDDANAVMTVTANDSAPLILKSGENTKFTPLKGGENLFVITVTAADAVSTKQYTIKAIRPEGSFVLKTFTGTGLSDFYTAPFNEYKKSGVFGTKNLDATVSKNLASTTITAVPEFPLTTKMKIKINKDTEKVFNGSATVDLTKEMPTSPGYVRVQIILLSDVLVVDEYSPNVYTLWIKKVDTNAEAKNSLTDLKVQYYGNGYKFYAIPLNEAFSPAKTDYTLTLSHGITEIRVTATPESKKASIDGWQGEYTNAFYPPFDKVTIPVVAQNGDRKEYTITIKTTPVTTITIDNIVKDQIIDLSALPSEGLTVTGSFTNPSDVVSEIWVGSSGLPIQQEKGGKWVKAVITGSTTFKAVLPKAALSDLPNGLRDIKAGAFTIQGTAAALTRVPVTITGNSTPTATVIATIKSSFTIPANASMSIVALDQALYGKGEDVVFASNELPVRGMSFPTNIPLCGIPVGHECRVEVYIHEKILGRDVLLYYGVEKLLVQAGVQNSCELTLKQAQ